The Mixophyes fleayi isolate aMixFle1 chromosome 1, aMixFle1.hap1, whole genome shotgun sequence genome includes a region encoding these proteins:
- the LOC142157987 gene encoding 52 kDa repressor of the inhibitor of the protein kinase-like: MEAGISNAVFIPFKRPNEEDLNAMEGKRLCPIDPDIIKKEIKEDEDEPVSCEVAWLKGFGLYSDDMTQSSNNSNAADISLNAFAEAVLDSSTDFHCQVDENASKVFDVDKPFQPSAELVPPQCFGNRKLRFQSAWYTDFPWLHYSPNLKAVLCFTCGKAESMGLLGSSRRRDSVFTVVGFSNWKKAREKFGSHQKSKSHEFATWKLMHALQNQKREAALEQQRKVRQAIPALCLNKLIGAVRFLIHRGHTFQNHESIEESLFELLKFLGQDSDMFKYWLMTNQNFTSPEIQHEIIGLMSHEIIGFITKDVNQGSMYYSVIVDHIQNSELQQLSLCLRYLDSDMHPQEEFIGFLDPIEETGTSPANHILELLDQHSLPIDLLRGIAFEVSSTSTLCYMESCALLKQKQPLAMFVHCGAPCGSYLTKDGCHASPVLQQALYSVNDLCKLFSKTPKFKFFFAEVMPSLISQTRFLCSSKWYVNLAVINTVIQHYGVLIEGLRELQSHTGVSGVRANVLLREFIEGSTLASLLIIRSVMESLNILNMNVEEQDRLMLSTLKKVRLVKEILMRVRQEVSVLDFIRQAEDFVIKLNLLPLSIPQQRLLCPQDMESMKHQVPVSKEEFFKNEYFKVLDAVISQLENRFLQQGFIDYCHLEDVLLSTGKGESDSVIEEKLGILSKYPEFNVRMLKVQLEMFAHKNSYSSLPEAVSLYNSVSPEVKEFFSELGKFLKLLLIIPVSTTVSKQVCCPFQRLKTLLKLTTTETRSNDVAVCYVNETRLDNLCLETIAHNFVHGF; the protein is encoded by the exons ATGGAGGCAGGCATCTCG aatgcaGTGTTTATACCTTTTAAACGTCCAAATGAAGAAGATTTGAATGCCATGGAAGGAAAGAGATTATGTCCTATTGACCCAGACATTATtaagaaagaaataaaagaagaCGAAGATGAACCAGTCAGCTGTGAAGTGGCATGGTTAAAGGGCTTTGGTTTATACAGTGATGATATGACTCAGTCAAGCAACAATTCTAATGCTGCTGATATCagtttgaatgcctttgcagaaGCAGTGTTAGATTCTAGCACAGATTTCCATTGTCAGGTAGATGAAAATGCATCAAAGGTTTTTGATGTGGATAAGCCATTTCAGCCTTCGGCAGAACTCGTGCCCCCACAGTGTTTTGGGAACAGGAAGCTAAGGTTCCAGAGCGCTTGGTATACAGATTTTCCATGGCTTCACTATAGCCCCAACTTGAAAGCTGTTCTTTGTTTTACCTGTGGAAAAGCTGAGAGTATGGGGCTTTTGGGCTCTTCAAGAAGAAGAGATTCTGTATTTACAGTGGTAGGCTTCTCTAACTGGAAGAAGGCTCGGGAAAAATTTGGTTCTCACCAAAAGTCTAAAAGCCATGAGTTTGCTACCtggaaattaatgcatgccttacaGAACCAGAAAAGAGAAGCTGCTTTGGAACAACAAAGGAAAGTTAGACAAGCTATTCCAGCTCTTTGTCTTAACAAACTGATTGGTGCAGTGCGTTTTTTGATCCATCGAGGTCACACAtttcaaaatcatgaatcaattgaagAAAGTTTGTTTGAACTTCTAAAGTTCTTAGGTCAGGACAGTGATATGTTCAAATATTGGCTCATGACCAATCAAAATTTTACCAGCCCAGAAATCCAACATGAAATAATTGGCTTAATGAGCCATGAAATCATAGGTTTTATAACAAAGGATGTGAACCAAGGCTCAATGTACTACTCTGTAATTGTAGACCACATTCAGAATTCTGAATTGCAGCAGCTGAGCCTCTGTTTACGATACTTGGATTCAGACATGCATCCCCAAGAAGAATTTATTGGGTTCCTTGACCCTATAGAGGAGACTGGTACCTCTCCTGCAAATCATATCCTAGAACTTCTTGATCAACATTCTTTGCCTATAGATCTTCTAAGAGGAATTGCATTTGAGGTGTCTTCTACCTCTACCCTTTGCTATATGGAATCATGTGccttgctgaaacagaaacagccTCTAGCCATGTTTGTGCATTGTGGAGCTCCTTGCGGAAGTTACTTGACAAAAGATGGTTGCCATGCGAGTCCAGTTTTGCAGCAAGCTTTATATTCTGTAAATGACCTATGCAAATTATTCAGCAAAACACCCAagttcaaatttttttttgctgaagTAATGCCAAGTCTCATTTCTCAAACACGATTCTTGTGTTCTTCAAAGTGGTATGTTAACCTGGCAGTGATCAATACTGTTATTCAGCACTATGGCGTACTCATAGAAGGCCTTAGAGAACTGCAATCACACACGGGTGTTTCTGGTGTAAGAGCGAATGTCTTGCTACGAGAATTTATAGAAGGAAGTACACTTGCGAGTTTGCTCATTATAAGATCAGTAATGGAGTCCCTAAACATTCTAAATATGAATGTGGAAGAGCAGGACAGGCTTATGTTGAGTACCCTGAAAAAAGTAAGGCTGGTTAAAGAAATACTGATGAGGGTGCGGCAAGAAGTATCAGTGTTGGATTTCATAAGGCAAGCAGAAGACTTTGTGATTAAACTTAATCTATTACCATTATCCATTCCACAGCAGAGACTACTATGCCCTCAGGATATGGAGTCTATGAAACACCAAGTTCCTGTTTCTAAGGAGGAATTTTTCAAAAATGAGTATTTCAAGGTGCTTGATGCTGTCATTTCTCAACTGGAGAATAGATTCCTTCAACAAGGTTTTATTGATTACTGTCATCTGGAAGATGTGCTTCTTAGCACAGGAAAAGGCGAATCTGACAGTGTTATTGAAGAAAAACTGGGAATCCTTTCTAAATACCCAGAGTTCAATGTTCGAATGCTAAAGGTCCAGTTGGAAATGTTTGCCCACAAAAACAGCTACAGCTCTTTGCCAGAAGCTGTGAGTCTTTACAATTCCGTTAGTCCTGAAGTTAAGGAGTTTTTCAGTGAGTTGGGTAAATTTCTGAAGCTTTTGCTTATAATTCCAGTAAGTACAACTGTGAGTAAGCAGGTCTGCTGCCCTTTCCAGAGACTGAAAACTTTGCTGAAGCTCACCACCACAGAGACTCGCTCAAATGATGTAGCTGTATGCTATGTGAATGAGACGCGCTTAGACAATCTGTGTTTGGAAACCATTGCACACAACTTTGTTCATGGTTTTTGA